TCAGATTTCCGATGATTATAAGAAGATTGCAGTAGATGCAGTAGCGGCTCTTGGAGCAAAAATTAGCGGGATCGATTTGATTATTGAAGACCTCGATGTCCCAGCAGCAAATCCAGGCGCTTATGGCATCATTGAGGCAAACTTTAACCCATCGATGTATATGCATATTTACCCTTATAAAGGCGAAACACGTCGATTGACGACAGATATACTACATTATTTGTTCCCTGAGTTATCATAAGACCATATGTGTGTATAAAATCCATAAAGAACAGGCCTATTCAGATAAACTGAATAGGCCTGTTCTTATTTTCGATTTATGATTTATCAATTTTTCATAGAATTCAATTCATTTAGCACTAGTTACTAGGATTTCTACCTATTCTCTTTATATTCAGTGTATGATTAATACTATGAGACTACCACTTATAAGGAGAGAGGAAAATGAGATTCTTATTAAAAAAATGGCACTTGTTTTGTTTACTCGTAACTCTACTAATACTGGCCCCACTTTCCACGGTAAGTGCAGCGGCATTAACCGACGAAGCAACAGACATGCCGACTGACAAAGAATGGATCATTACGTTCAGTTTCCCCGTTATTGAGTCCAGTATTACGTCTAAATCTATTTATGTGATGAACAGTAAACAAGAGGAACAACCTGTTAAAACATCTGTACAGGATGATGTCGTAATTGTTCAAGCACCCGAAGCAGGGTACGAAGCTGGTCAAACATATACTTTACATATTACGACAGATGCCTTAGGACAAGTCGGTAATGAGATTAAAACATTAAAAAAGCCCATTACAAAACCTTTCACGATCACGACAGAAGTCTATTCTGTTGTCGATATTCGTGAAGATGGAACATATTCAGTTGCCTCAAGCCACTCTACTTTTGATAAAGCAAATGCCAGCTTACAAGAAGGTCAAGGTATCATGCTAAATGAACAATATGTCAAAATTCCATCTGGCTTTGTAGCAACCAATACTCAAACCGTCACGTCTATTTACAAAAAGCCAATCTTTACGAAAATGTATGAATATACAGGTGTCGCTACTGATACAGAACTTACTTATTCAGACGCTACAGCAGACTACATTAAGGTGTATATAGGTGGACAAGACATGTACATCAAACACGAAGATGTCACACTCATTCCAACTGCTACAGCGAAAGGACAATCCTATTATCAAGCGAATCAACAAGGCTTATGGCATTACGTTTATCACCATCATAGTGGAAAATACGACGGTGCGTATGTAGTCGGTAAAAAGCCCGAGTTTCTAAACGAAGGCGTCAAGTATTATAGTGTCGACGGAGCAAACTTCACTACTGCAGACGGCGAAATTACAGGTGAAAGTCATGCCTACTTCCAATATCTATCACCACGTGTTCCAACAAACTATAGTGCTGCAGAGTTAGATACGTATATCAACACTCAACTCGCTGCAAAAGAACTGACAGGTGGCAGATATAGAAACGCTACAGTGAAAAGTCCATTAAAGGATCTGGGGGCTACATTAAAGTTAATTGAAAAAGAGTATCGTATTAACGCATTACTTATTTTATCACTCGCTATTCATGAAAGTGATTACGGCATGAGTTGTCACGCACAAAACTACAACAATCTATTTGGACTAACTGTTCCTGACAATGATGCGCACTGTTCAGAAGATGTCGATACCTCTTCGAAGAAATACTATGCATCTGTCATGGAGAATATCTCGGCACTAGTAAATCAATTAAATACAAATTACTTAGATCCCTTGAATATGCGGGA
This window of the Sporosarcina ureae genome carries:
- a CDS encoding glucosaminidase domain-containing protein, translating into MRFLLKKWHLFCLLVTLLILAPLSTVSAAALTDEATDMPTDKEWIITFSFPVIESSITSKSIYVMNSKQEEQPVKTSVQDDVVIVQAPEAGYEAGQTYTLHITTDALGQVGNEIKTLKKPITKPFTITTEVYSVVDIREDGTYSVASSHSTFDKANASLQEGQGIMLNEQYVKIPSGFVATNTQTVTSIYKKPIFTKMYEYTGVATDTELTYSDATADYIKVYIGGQDMYIKHEDVTLIPTATAKGQSYYQANQQGLWHYVYHHHSGKYDGAYVVGKKPEFLNEGVKYYSVDGANFTTADGEITGESHAYFQYLSPRVPTNYSAAELDTYINTQLAAKELTGGRYRNATVKSPLKDLGATLKLIEKEYRINALLILSLAIHESDYGMSCHAQNYNNLFGLTVPDNDAHCSEDVDTSSKKYYASVMENISALVNQLNTNYLDPLNMREYRYNGVALGNTLIGMNVRYASDPYWGAKAAGHMYSIDQELGGKDYQKHELGFTASSDVSIRTGPFIDHNRAYQYKLDWTIKLLGQMPITLSATPSETNGWLRVISELPKDSSDLYTITPNVRIVTTH